A genomic stretch from Melospiza georgiana isolate bMelGeo1 chromosome 27, bMelGeo1.pri, whole genome shotgun sequence includes:
- the HINFP gene encoding histone H4 transcription factor: MAPGRAGGKAAVVLQCEWQQCSFVASGMEEFCAHVAQHLQQHLPGSGGPSADMDPLEEYTCLWQDCGFCSPASSAELVRHVYFHCYHTKLKQWGLRALQGQAELSHCQLDFQSHNIIPEIQESFLCLWEYCERSFDNPEWFYRHVEDHSFCSEYKAAGKENHVLLCGWKDCNCSFKGRCKLREHLRSHTQEKVVACPTCGGMFANNTKFFDHIRRQTALEQQRFQCSHCSKRFATERLLRDHMRNHVNHYKCPLCDMTCPLPSSLRNHIRFRHSEERPFKCDYCDYSCKNLIDLRKHLDTHSKEPAYRCEFEACSFSARSLCSIKLHYRKVHEGDSEPRYKCHVCDKCFTRGNNLTVHLRKKHQFKWPSGHPRFRYREHEDGYMRLQLVRYESVELTEQLLKDREKRGEALDGSSECMVLPEGEGSLQGILLEPPANPAPAENTSELPVPPALCSAPSPEPARPSPFPGAASSSSSSSEQGGSSSSSPIIRVVSRTNEQGQSETVYYVLASTASEQQGTAALELEENVMDRLQKTAEELGIHIL, translated from the exons ATGGCGCCTGGCCGTGCGGGCGGTAAGGCGGCCGTGGTGCTGCAGTGCGAGTGGCAGCAGTGCTCCTTCGTGGCCTCCGGCATGGAGGAGTTCTGCGCGCATGTGGcgcagcacctgcagcagcacctgcccgGCTCCGGCGGGCCCAGCGCCGACATGGACCCGCTGG AGGAGTACACGTGCCTGTGGCAGGACTGTGGTTTCTGCTCCCCGGCGAGCTCGGCCGAGCTGGTGCGCCACGTTTACTTCCACTGCTACCACACCAAGCTGAAGCAGTGGGGGCTgagggccctgcagggccaggcggAGCTCAGCCACTGCCAGCTGGACTTCCAGAGCCACAACATCATCCCCGAGATCCAGGAGAGCTTCCTGTGCCTCTGGGAGTACTGCGAG AGGTCGTTTGACAACCCCGAGTGGTTCTACCGGCACGTGGAGGATCACAGCTTCTGCTCCGAGTacaaggcagcagggaaggagaaccatgtgctgctctgtggctggaAAG ACTGCAACTGCAGCTTCAAGGGCCGCTGCAAGCTGCGGGAGCACCTGCGCAGCCACACGCAGGAGAAGGTGGTGGCCTGTCCCACCTGCGGGGGCATGTTTGCCAACAACACCAAGTTCTTCGACCACATCCGCCGCCAGACCGCCCTGGAGC agcagaggtTTCAGTGCTCCCACTGCTCCAAGAGGTTCGCCACCGAGAGGCTGCTCCGCGACCACATGAGGAACCACG TGAACCACTACAAGTGCCCCCTGTGTGACATGACCTGCCCGCTGCCCTCGTCGCTGCGCAACCACATCCGCTTCCGCCACAGCGAGGAGCGCCCCTTCAAGTGTGACTACTGTGACTACAG CTGCAAGAACCTCATTGACCTGCGGAAGCACCTGGACACGCACAGCAAGGAGCCGGCGTATCGCTGCGAGTTCGAGGCCTGCAGCTTCTCTGCTcgctccctctgctccatcAAACTGCACTACAGGAAGGTCCACGAG GGTGACTCCGAGCCCAGGTACAAGTGCCACGTGTGTGACAAGTGCTTCACGCGGGGGAACAACCTCACTGTGCACCTCAGGAAGAAGCACCAGTTCAAATGGCCCTCAGGACATCCTCGCTTCAG GTACAGGGAGCACGAGGACGGCTACATGAGGCTGCAGCTGGTGCGCTACGAGAGCGTGgagctcacagagcagctgctcaagGACAGGGAGAAGCGTGGGGAGGCCTTGGATGGCTCCAGCGAGTGCATGGTGCTGCCTGAGGGCGagggcagcctgcagggaaTCCTTCTGGAGCCTCCAGCAAaccctgccccagcagagaACAcatcagagctgcctgtgccccctgccctgtgctctgctcccagccctgagccagcacggcccagccccttcccaggagctgcctcctcaTCCTCGTCCTCCTCAGagcaaggaggcagcagcagcagcagccccatcaTCCGTGTGGTGAGCAGGACCAACGAGCAGGGCCAGAGTGAGACTGTCTATTACGTGCTGGCCAGCACAGCCTCggagcagcagggcactgcagccctggagctggaggagaacGTCATGGACAGGCTGCAGAAaacagctgaggagctgggcatcCACATCctctga
- the POU2AF2 gene encoding POU domain class 2-associating factor 2, translating to MAGLLRGRPGLPTPPGSGAGPGGSRGLRGASGAASPARLGPAGGSAPRRTARARPPISAQEPADCARRLRVPADFGKRVYQGVRVKHTVKDLLAEKRSRQSSGSRFSGSTSTAQSPFGQMPGSPSTAGYYGVRRPFPPELDFHGTKQFGSDAYPSPLASKPFSCDPSAPQGCPALLEPYLSEQFGDHRAAPPPLPAATSSFFSAPAVPPLLPSFPSDTGHFLLREPWEQPSPESLGQPDSACSEPLQALPATSSCLSLPEPGAASPFRGSGWSPALPGAQAYPLHPLEDAHYSPSYAATSPYSLSPFMAVASEPSRMSHLCPEPPSEPPHLPEHSAWAKEDGSALWGTYEGRRTY from the exons ATGGCCGGGCTGCTGCGGGGCCGCCCGGGGCTGCCGACCCCGCCCGGAagcggcgccgggcccggcgggaGTCGCGGGCTGCGGGGGGCGAGCGGCGCCGCCAGCCCGGCCCGCCTCGGCCCCGCGGGGGGCTCTGCACCGCGACGCACCGCGCGCGCCCGCCCGCCAATCAGCGCGCAGGAACCCGCTGACTGTGCCCGGCGGCTGAGAG TCCCTGCAGATTTCGGCAAACGCGTGTACCAAGGGGTGCGAGTGAAGCACACGGTCAAGGATCTCCTGGCTGAAAAGCGATCCCGGCAGAGCAGCGGCTCCCGCTTCAGC ggcagcaccagcacgGCACAGTCACCCTTTGGCCAAATGCCAG gctctcccagcACCGCTGGTTACTACGGCGTGCGCAGACCCTTCCCACCCGAGCTGGATTTCCACGGCACCAAGCAGTTTGGCAGCGATGCCTACCCCTCCCCTCTGGCCTCCAAGCCCTTCTCCTGCGACCCCTCTgccccccagggctgcccagccctccTGGAGCCCTATCTCAGCGAGCAGTTTGGGGATCAccgtgctgctcctcctcctctcccggCTGCCACCAGCTCCTTCTTCAGCGCTCCAGCCGTGCCCCCTCTGCTGCCATCCTTCCCCAGTGACACGGGACACTTCCTGCTC AgagagccctgggagcagccctcACCCGAGAGCCTTGGCCAGCCTGACAGCGCCTGCTCGGAGCCCCTGCAGGCGCTCCCTGCcacctccagctgcctctccctgcccgAACCCGGAGCTGCTTCCCCGTTCCGAGGCTCAGGTTGgagcccagccctccctggagCCCAGGCCTACCCTCTGCACCCCCTTGAAGACGCTCACTACTCCCCCAGCTACGCTGCCACCTCGCCCTACAGCCTGTCCCCGTTCATGGCTGTGGCCAGCGAGCCCTCCAGGATGAGCCAcctgtgcccagagccaccCTCGGAGCCACCACACCTTCCCGAGCACTCTGCCTGGGCCAAAGAGGATGGAAGTGCCCTCTGGGGGACTTATGAAGGCAGGAGAACTTACTga